cagtacaaccacagtctgacctgcaggccactgagcagctccacagGAGAAGTTGGGGTTATGgaccttgctcaagggcaccacatggtggtaatgagggaggaaGCAGCCctgctctttcacttttccCCACCCAGTATTTATCCTGTCAGTCTAGGGATTGAAGTTTAATGCTATTTTTAACCTGCTTTCTTTTACCTCCCATAAAAGGAGTGATAAATGTGTCGATATGCCACAGTGCTCTTACTGTCAGCCTGATAACTATGGGCTGATAAGATGATAAGATGATAGAGAGCAAAAGTGCCACCACACAAATACACCATGATTTTGGACCTggaccaagaaaaaaaaaacagaacaggaaaGAACTGGCTGTATACTGATCTGTGGTCTGAAAAACATCTGTATGCATGAGATAAATAAATGAGCATTTTTGGCATCTCGAGAGTTATTTATTGGCTGATATACCTGTATTCTAGGTTATTTCCCAAGAATATCAATATGTCTTAGCATCATCCTATGAAAGATAAACTCTGACCTTACTCGACTCTGCTaggtacggaagaggattagaaccaatgtaaaaacattttaaagtctgAGTTTAAAGTCTGAATTCTATGAGGATTTATAATTAGAATTCAGACTTCAATCTCACACttctgattttaaaaatacctttttcacatgtggccctaatcctctccTGTAGATAGGTTATTATACAATCATTCTTATTTTATGAGGTGATTTAGTTTATTGATTGTTCCAACACTCAAAGTGCAGGTTTTATGTCTCATTTATTGGACAAAATGACAGGTTGAGAATGAGATGACTCACTGCAGTTGTAGAGACGGTTGAGCTTGGTCAGATCACTAGCACTGAAGCCCATCCTCTGACCAATCACATCCATGAAGTGGGGGATCTTGGTGACGATGGTGGGCTCAGAGCCAGTGCTAAAGGATGTCTTTGTGTAGTGCATTACAGAGCCGTAGTCATAGGCTACACCTAAAGCACTGGACACTGCGTCGTCGTATTTTATGAAGTTGTGCTCTTCACCTGAGGAAGGCATTAAAACAATATCAGGAACAATttgtattgaaaatgtattcagaTAGCAGGCATGAGGAGAAAATCGCAGGACATAATACTTTCTGTACAGTTTGTCATTTATTGTATGAAGTTACTACATACCCTAATTTAACAAGACCAGGTAAAAACCTAATGTATAGCTGGACTGTATGATTAATGTGCTTATTGCGGCCATATTGTTACAGGGATAGTCAGTCATGTTCACCTGTATTTGCTTTAAAGTGTACTATTAGGCTACTCATCTAAAGTGTCATTGTGTAATTAATGTTTCTTTGTTAAACAGACCAGACTTGCATAGGCTGCAAACCATTCAAATAATGAACATGTTCACAGCCTCAAATGTTGGTCTTGAAAAGCAGCATGGACAAactttacttaaaggtcccatggcatgaaaatgtcacttcatgaggttttttaacattaatatgcgttcccccggcctgcctatggtcccccagtggctagaaaggCGAGAGGTGTAAACctagccctgggtatcctgctctgcctttgagaagatgaaagctcagatggtcAATCTGGAAACTTGCTccttatgaagtcataaggAGGAAGCTTGGTGGTTCAGGCAAAAAGAAGTGTGGTAATTCGAGGTGTTGTTACCTGGTTCAATGCGATCCCACATGATGTTGACATAATCATCACGGTCAGCTCTGGACTGCTCATGCCAGAAGCCCAGAGCATGCAGGAACTCGTGCTCAACGGTTCCAAGACGATCACAGTTTTTACCAATGGACAACCGCTGCTTCCCCACACGCTGGTTGCCTACAGAGGAGAAGCATCTACGGAGAGGGAAAGCAAGTCCCCTTGACTAAATGGTCTTTCAAGCAGTGGAGAGAAGGTCGTCATTTAGAGGATGACAAATACACCTGTAGATAGCCTTAGCTGGCGTTAGCTCACAACCAGCCCCAGTAACACTTTCATTAGGTTTTAATAAACTTCTCTGTAAGCAGTAATACTAATTTGTTTTGCCACTTGGGGACAGCAGACTGTATAGAGCTGGTAACAAACAGTGCCTATTTATGCATCTAgcaaacaaagaacaacattAGCATAATTTGGAATCATGTTTTTGGTCAACAGACAACTGTGTAAAATATtgactctccttttagctctaaTTTAGTCATCAGCTACTCAGAAAATTATTTGTCTGCCACATCTGCCACTATGTTCACCTGCTGGTGATTAACAGTCTGCCGCTTTGTGTGGACAGCTACTGTATAGTCAGTTTATCAAAggttttttactgaaaacagctAAAGTTAAGtgccataaaaccaaaacaatgagctaaaagatgCCAAAAGGTTCTGTGGAGCtaaggggaactgcagagtctGATGATAAGTCTCTGTGGGTTTGCCCCTACAAGACATTTCACCCATTGTGTANNNNNNNNNNNNNNNNNNNNNNNNNNNNNNNNNNNNNNNNNNNNNNNNNNNNNNNNNNNNNNNNNNNNNNNNNNNNNNNNNNNNNNNNNNNNNNNNNNNNGGAGCtaaggggaactgcagagtctGATGATAAGTCTCTGTGGGTTTGCCCCTACAAGACATTTCACCCATTGTGTatattaaagtatttattagTGCACCTTCAAACATATGTTGAGGATGCAGGGATTTCATTTACATGTAATGTGGCTTTATGTGCTAGATCACATGCATTGAGCAGGCTTGTAATAAGAACTGACAGTTTGGttacaaaaaacagcaaaatgaaGTGAACACAGTGCTCACCCGCTTCCTTTGAACACAGATATGTagttctcctctcctttccatGGTGTAAAGTCAATGCAGGTCTTCAGTCTGTACTGGTCAAATACTTTCAAGATCACTCCCTTTGCATTCATTTCTAAAGTTACATGGTGTACAACAAAGAAACATGAGAAAGCATCCTAATTAGTGCATAACCATAATAACATAAGTACTAGGAATGTGAGTTTCTTACCCAGACTGTCCTCGAGATAGTAGGGAATGGTTGTAGGCCAACGATACTTGTCTCCTATAATGGAGTTTCTGTTGAATGTCTGATGGGAATGCAGCGAACAACAGGTACACAATTAGGGATGAAGGAAGGAGTAACAGAGCGTAAACTTTAACAGACTCACTGAGGTGAATGCTTTTGGTCTTATATACATGGTGTTGTATAAACACAGagatatgtaaatatgtctTTACATATATGGCTTACTTCCTCCAGATCAATGTCTCCCTCCAGCAGGTCCAGCCCAGCCACTGCAAAGATAAATTGTATTAGTTGATGAAAATCCTCAGATGTATCGAGACATTatacaacaaagcaaaacataaaTAGTGTGTCGACAAACCTTCATTGATGTTAAAGATGTCCCAGTCATGGCCTTCATCCACATCAGTTTCTGTAGATGTAGAATCAAAAATATTCTGCTCAAAAATGGGACTTCAGGATGATATTTTTAACGTAATTATTATTGTGCTGTGTACTGGTGCTATAAGCATTGAGCCCTGCCCTACAGACCTGAGACAGGtttcctttaaaatgtcacatattttattttatatttatttctatatttaaatgTTGCCGTCTGACTCTTTAAGATTTGCAGTGGCGTTCCAAATTGATATAAATGAGAGCCCTTTAGACAAAGGAGCAGATTTATTTTAAGTATTCGGTTTGCTGACACCTCTTAAAGGGAAATATAGGTATTTTTCAACCTAAACGCTATTTTCTCATGCAAGTGACTAAAAATCTTTGNNNNNNNNNNNNNNNNNNNNNNNNNNNNNNNNNNNNNNNNNNNNNNNNNNNNNNNNNNNNNNNNNNNNNNNNNNNNNNNNNNNNNNNNNNNNNNNNNNNNTAAGGACCAAAGTATCTTGATGAAATTGTGACTGCTTCCTCTCTACAGCCAAGTCTTCCAGCTTTGTGGACAGCTGTATCTTTGAGGAGGAGAACATCTGTGGGATGATTCAGGGTCCTGGCAACGCTGAGTGGGAACAACGTAGTTCTGTGAGCGGAGGGCCTCAGACTGACTTCTCCAACATGGGAATATGCAAAGGTGACTGTAAACCAAACCTGTTACAGACTTTCCTCTTAAAATCTGCTGAAAAAAGATTCAAGCAATGCCAAATATGTCACAAGATATCTAGAAAACTCAATATGAAGGAAATAATGCGGCCACAAGAAATGGCATCTTGGGTTTGAACATTTAAATTGGATTAATGAAACACTGGAAACTGCAGATAAACTGTATAGGCTACAGTATAATCTTATATTATGCACATCCCTATGTCGTTGTCTAGTTAGTTATTAAAGAAAGCTAATCACTTTATCACCTCATCTAGACTCATACACAGATAGGTGGCCTTGGTGGTtagtgtatcagtgtgtgtgtgttgtgtctgatgataaaaacaaaggtGCCCGGAGTGATTTATAACATAACCTGTACATAGTACAGGCTGTCAGTAAAAACACACTGATTGTTTGAAGATGccaatttattaataatttattcaATAGAATTTGATAGAGTGTTCTTTcagtatttattataaaaaactgaaacataaTCTGAAAATTACTATACATTGACAGTGTCATTGATTAACATTTGCAAATTATTAattagcctttaaaaaaaaatctgtacagTGTAATGGATGCCTCTGCTGAAATTTGGCCAATTTGTTTTAAGTCAAGGCAGTACCACTGGAAGAGActttaatcaactaatcaatcactcaatcaatcaatcaatcaatcaatcaatcaatcaatcaatcaatcaatcaatcaatcaattttacacctgaaatcatttaaatacaaCTCCAGTGAAAGGTAATAAGCATGGTAAGCATACTGAATTGATAATGATGAAGTATGTTCTTGAATATGGTACCATAAAATGTAAGGGGACAAACTTCTGAGNNNNNNNNNNNNNNNNNNNNNNNNNNNNNNNNNNNNNNNNNNNNNNNNNNNNNNNNNNNNNNNNNNNNNNNNNNNNNNNNNNNNNNNNNNNNNNNNNNNNTAAGGACCAAAGTATCTTGATGAAATTGTGACTGCTTCCTCTCTACAGCCAAGTCTTCCAGCTTTGTGGACAGCTGTAACTTTGAGGAGGACAACATCTGTGGGATGATTCAGGGTCCTGGCAACCCTAAGTGGGAACAACGTAGTTCTGTGAGCGGAGGGCCTCAGACTGACTTCTCCAACATGGGACAATGCAAAGGTGACTGTAAACAAAACCTGTTACGGACTTTCCTTTTAAAATCTGCTGGAACAAGCTTCAAGCAATGCCAAATATGTCACAAAATATCTAGAACTCTCAATTTGAAGGAAATAATTCAGCCACAAGAAATGGCATCTTGGGTTTGAACATTTGAATTGTATTAATGAACCACTGGAAACTGCAGATAAACTGTATAGGCTACAGTATAAACTTATATTATGCACATCCTTATGTCGTTGTCTAGTTAGTCTTACACTTTATCACCTCATCTAGACTCATACACAGATAGGTGGCCTTGGTGGTtagtgtatcagtgtgtgtgtgttgtttcttaTGATAAAACAAAGGTGCCCGGAGTGATTTATAACATAACCTGTACATAGTACAGGCTGTCAGTGAAAACACACTGATTGTTTGAAGATGccaatttattaataattttattcGATAGAATTTAGAgtgttttcttaaatttaaGAAAATTACCATACATTGTCAGTGTCATTGATTAACATATGAAAATTATTAActagcctttaaaaaaaatcagtacaGTGTCATGGCTGTCTCTGCTGAAATTTGGCCAATTTGTTTTAAGTCAAGGCAGTACCACTGGAAGAGActttaatcaactaatcaatcaatcaatcaatcaatcactcaatcaatgtatttacatgtattgtATTTACATGAAATCATGTAAAATACACCTCCAGTGAAAGGTAGTAAGCCTAGTAAGCATACTGAATTGATAATGATGAAGTATGTTCTTGAATATGGTACCATAAAATGTAAGGGGACAAACTTCTGAGNNNNNNNNNNNNNNNNNNNNNNNNNNNNNNNNNNNNNNNNNNNNNNNNNNNNNNNNNNNNNNNNNNNNNNNNNNNNNNNNNNNNNNNNNNNNNNNNNNNNTAAGCATACTGAATTGATAATGATGAAGTATGTTCTTGAATATGGTACCATAAAATGTAAGGGGACAAACTTCTGAGGCCCAACATTAGCCCCGTTGTCTCCTCCTGCCCTTAGGAAAAGGCTACTTCATGCACTTCAGCACAGCCTCTGCAGAACCTGGTGACCGTGCATTCCTGGAGAGTCGTTTGTTTTACCCGAAACCTGGAGCCCAATGTCTGCAGCTCTTCCTTTATAACACCGGGGCAGATGATGATGTTCTCAATATCTGGGTGCGGGAGTATGATAAGGCCAACCCCAGCGGTAAACTGAAGCTCTTCAAGAGTATTTCAGGTAACAAATGAGATATTACACATTGTGTGACACACCCGTATAGTTATAGTTAAAGCCCACTGAATGCATGATTTGGATGTTTGTGACTTTGGCTACTCCAAGCAACACTATGACTCCACCGATGTTCACCAGCATTCTctcattttttaacaaacaaaaaacatatattatgTAACCAGAATAATTTGACATAAGATGAAATTAGATCCAAAACTCAAATAATTCACCCATGATCTTAAACATATAATAAATGAGTGATAATAGTGATTAGTGTCTATTCTCTAATCTACCTGGTCTCTTTACAGGAGGTGTCATGGGCTCCTGGGAACTGCATAACATCAATCTGAATATGACACAAAAGGCCCGTGTGGTTTTTGAGGGCGTGAGGGGAAGTGGTCCATCGAAGGGAGGTTTCTCTTTGGATGACATTAACCTGTCATCCACAAAGTGCCCTCAGCATGTCTGGCACATCCGCAACATCACCCGCCTGCTGGCCACCACACCAGCAGGAGGTAAACTCTACAGCCCTCGCTTTCTCTCACCGGCAGGATACTCCTTCCAGGTAAAtgccttttaaatgtttgattcTGGGgggacctctagctcacccagtaagaatGTACGCCCCATGGTGAATGAGGCCTATGTAGCAACCTGGGTTCGAAGCCGACCttctttgctgcgtgtcatcacCAGAACCCCTTCTTTTCATCATATAACCCCTGTCCCTCAGCTGCTCCATTGGCTTCCAGTTCAAGtctgaatacaatttaaaatccttctgcatactttcaaagccatccataaccGTGCTCCGTCATATCTATCGGAACTCGTTCACATCGCCGccccctcccgctccctcagatcctcctcctctatccacCTCACTGTGCCCCCAGCTCGACTTCGCACCATGAggaacagagccttcagccgctctgctccccagctctggaactcactcccacctgacctcTGCAGTATCGCCTCTTTCCCATTGTTCAAAACCAGACTCAAAACCCACCTGTTCCAGCTTGCTTATTTGTAAATACGCTGTTCCTGTCACTTTTtcataactgtttatacttttcTGTTCCTTGTATCTGTCTTTTACTGTCTGTGAAGCAACCTTGAGTgcttagaaaggcgctgttaaataaaatgtattattgttattatcgcTTTCCCACCTTACATGTCTATCCACTCTCAATGTGAAATGTTTGATTCTCTCCATCTTGAAGAAATCCAAAGTGTTTACACAGCTGTTGTGTATGGTTTTGGTTGCTAAGCCATAATTGGACAATTGCTTATCCGACGAGGCTTTTAGCGAATGGTCAAATCACTTACATTACCATCACATCCTGGCAAAGTACCCTAACATTATTTCCTACTATTCTGTGATCTGTAGGTTGGTGTGTACCTAAACGGAACAAGTGACAGTCCAGGGAAGATGGCCACCTACTTCCACCTGACCTCAGGTCCCAATGACCACAGACTCAAGTGGCCGTGTCCATGGCAGCAGGCAACCATGGCCCTGATAGATCAGCAGTCTGACATCAGACAGCAAATGAACATGCACCGAATGGTCACCACTGACCCCGACAAGAAGTCATCTGACGGTAAGAGATGGGGGCATAACTAAGCCTCAGTAGCcactcttcttgtttttttatagcaGTGATTCTTAACCCAAAGGAAGTACTTCTGCAGTTACTAGGGCCGATGTGGAAAGATTGTAGAGTAGCTCAACCAATTTGAACAAAAtagaaattatgttttgatTGGAAGAATATATNNNNNNNNNNNNNNNNNNNNNNNNNNNNNNNNNNNNNNNNNNNNNNNNNNNNNNNNNNNNNNNNNNNNNNNNNNNNNNNNNNNNNNNNNNNNNNNNNNNNGTGGCGGTTTAGAGTAATGGTTGAAACATTCAGCTTCCCTCAAAGTAGTAGTAGAAGAATCGTTGACCAAACCAACTGCAATATTGACAGTTCAACTGTAGGAAATAATTAACAATATCCACGTTTATATCATGTACAGTGTTATATTTAGAACATACAATGTGAATTGATGAAGAGGTACGTGAGTTCATCTGACAGGGCTGTAGGGGTACCTGAGACCTAACAGGTTGGAAATcactgctttttttcaacaaatcgTTGCTTTGTTCGTCAGACAGAGAATGACCGTTCACCTGTTTCTCCCAGGCACTGAGTACTACTGGGACAATCCCAGGAAGGTGGGCAGTAAAGTGACTGGGTCCGATGGCAGCTATTACTATCGAGGCCCAGGCAGTTGAACAGGTGCCTTCATCACTCACAGCAGACTAAAGAGCAGAAACTACATCAAACAAGACGAtgccttctttcttttcagtctGGAAGGTGTGGAGTCATTCAGACATGAcagctgtactgtactgtatatctaagATCAACCTGTCTCTGAAAGGTCACGGTTGTGCTTCTACTTCTCCTCAGATATATCTGATCTGCTGCTATCTCAGCCTCTTCCCAGCCCTGCTGTCCATGCTGACACCGGTCTGATGATGAACGCTGCAGACCATGGGGCTCCGCAGGGAGCTGCTGGTAACTTCATGCTGGTCACAGCTCTGGCAGGGTCAGTGGCAGCAGTCATGATAGTGGTTTCCATGGCGATCGTAGGGAACGCCTGGATGATAAGGAGGAGAAGACAGCAGGAGAGCGACAAGGTGGTGATCATACAGGACATGCCTGGATTCATAGAAGCCAATGTGAGTTAAACATCAGGGTCAACAGTATTTCACATCATTGCAATTCAGGTTAGCAATAGTTCATCGTTCCTCATTTGTTGTTATGCATCTAAAGCAAATTGTTGTGTTCTTAGTTTGTGTTTGAAGAATTTTTACTAAATATGTCTAAATATTTCATTACAGGAGTACCAGACCATAGATCTATCATCTCCTCTCACTGCTCCATGATACCCGGATCAAAGGA
The sequence above is drawn from the Etheostoma cragini isolate CJK2018 chromosome 2, CSU_Ecrag_1.0, whole genome shotgun sequence genome and encodes:
- the LOC117951462 gene encoding meprin A subunit beta-like codes for the protein MNAKGVILKVFDQYRLKTCIDFTPWKGEENYISVFKGSGCFSSVGNQRVGKQRLSIGKNCDRLGTVEHEFLHALGFWHEQSRADRDDYVNIMWDRIEPGEEHNFIKYDDAVSSALGVAYDYGSVMHYTKTSFSTGSEPTIVTKIPHFMDVIGQRMGFSASDLTKLNRLYNCTKSSSFVDSWYTVPSGPRPIGPASLEDVD